AAAATTCACTGGACCAAAGgacaaataaacaaaataagcACTAATAAAGTTTTGGCAtgaagtaaaataatttttgaaagaCAGTGGTGTAGAATACTTACGGCCATGGATCATCACCGACAAGCATCATATCCCCTTCGTCATCAGTGTAGACAATTTCCCACTTTTCACGACGGTGAAGCTGTCCCCTAATGTCAAACATCTCTTCCAACTCATCTAAAAGCTGATCATACCCTTTCATCACGGTCAAGTCTATAGCCCGACCAACAGCAACCCCCTGCATATGAACCTGTTGACACCAAAGGCATAAAACTTCATTTTCAGAAACCTGCTCAAAAGTGATTCTATTCTTACCAAAAATGATATACTTAAATAAGATATCTTAGATATGATACCTTGGTGCAACTTCTTGTGGAAGAAGAGCAACTTTGCCTGCTTTGAACATCTTTTGGTGGTACATGCAAATGTTCTGGTTTCTTTTCTTTGGATATATCAGATTTTTTGTCAGAATCAGTTGCTGACAATGTACTTAGAACATGCCCTTCAGTGGTGCCGCTAGACACACTAACTGGTTGTGCAGGTGCTTTCTCAACTGGAGAGCTTGTGGAATGATTAATGAGCTCAATGCCAAATAATCGATAACTACTAGCTGCCTCAGTTTTCCTCCCTTTCTCCACTGGGTCAAGGATTGTGTCATTCTTCAACTTTGCAGACTGAGGAGTTGAATAGCATGAGATGACAGGCCAATTGGATACACTTTTACTATCCTCAGTTGCTTCCTGAAACAGATGCCGAGAAACATTCACATGAGGCGAAGATAACCAACCCCCCTCAGTTGGAGACCTTGAGATAGAGTTGCTATGGCTGTTAATACCGGTCTGTTTGTGATGCCAGATGAAATGGTTTTCCTTTCTTTTGCCTTCTGCAGTACCACTCATTTGTGTTAAATCGTGGGACTGTGTCAATCTAGAATCCCATGGTGGTGCTGCAGTTGAAGATAAATCTACAAAAATGAAAAGGGGAATGATAAAGAACATGTTAGAAATAACCAACTCATTTAGAATCAAAAAAGGTtaaaaggagaaaaacaatACTCTTACTTACCAAGGGTGGGAATTTCAACTGGTGGCCGGGGCCTTTTGTTTTTCACTGCTACTGGTTGGGCGATGTTCATCGGTACTGAAGATGAGAATGGTTCTATTTCCCACGGTGAAACCTTATCAGGCCTTGGAATAGATGCAGATTCATCCCATTGAACCTAGGAATAAAGGAATATTATTAAGGTCAAACcatattatttcaaataaaaggtAGGAAAAGCATTCCATCTAAGAATGTATTACTTTCAATTGGCGCCACTTCGAATCAGCCCAATGAGGAGAAAAGTCTTCAACTCCGACAATTGTACCTGAAAACCTgaacaataaaaaaacaaaaaattataaaatcctgttctaaattttttttcccaTTAAGCACAAAGCAtaaaaaagggggaaaaaatTATGGTATTTCCACACCTTCTATCAGGAGAATCCTCTCCTTCAAATCTCATCTTGAATCTCATGCCAACTGCAAATTTATTGTTAATAGCctctaaata
This is a stretch of genomic DNA from Manihot esculenta cultivar AM560-2 chromosome 2, M.esculenta_v8, whole genome shotgun sequence. It encodes these proteins:
- the LOC110609081 gene encoding auxin response factor 9 yields the protein MMAANQSGSFSQANNEGCAGGDDMYTELWKACAGPLVDVPRNGERVYYFPQGHMEQLEASTNQELNQRVPLFNLPSKILCRVIHIQLLAEQETDEVYAQITLLPEPDQAELTCPDPLPSEPSRCPTVHSFCKVLTASDTSTHGGFSVLRKHATECLPQLDMAQPTPTQELVAKDLHGYEWRFKHIFRGQPRRHLLTTGWSTFVTSKRLVAGDSFVFLRGKNGELRVGVRRLARQQSNMPSSVISSQSMHLGVLATASHAVATQTLFVVYYKPRTSQFIISLNKYLEAINNKFAVGMRFKMRFEGEDSPDRRFSGTIVGVEDFSPHWADSKWRQLKVQWDESASIPRPDKVSPWEIEPFSSSVPMNIAQPVAVKNKRPRPPVEIPTLDLSSTAAPPWDSRLTQSHDLTQMSGTAEGKRKENHFIWHHKQTGINSHSNSISRSPTEGGWLSSPHVNVSRHLFQEATEDSKSVSNWPVISCYSTPQSAKLKNDTILDPVEKGRKTEAASSYRLFGIELINHSTSSPVEKAPAQPVSVSSGTTEGHVLSTLSATDSDKKSDISKEKKPEHLHVPPKDVQSRQSCSSSTRSCTKVHMQGVAVGRAIDLTVMKGYDQLLDELEEMFDIRGQLHRREKWEIVYTDDEGDMMLVGDDPWPEFCNMVRRIFICLSQDVKKTTPGSKLPMFSIEGEGTIVSSNLTDN